The genomic region TCTTTCCTTTCTCGAACCATTTTACAAAAAGATAAGATATGCCGGCACGATGCTGAATGGCGAAAATAAGGACAACTAAAGCGAGCGGAATGGCAATGCTCCAAATCAACAACTTACGTTGAACCTGCTTATCTGTTTGCACTTTTTTCTTGCCAGATTTCCTGCTTTTTGACATATTGCGTGAAAATAGGCTATTTCTGCCGCATAGTCAAAAAATATTTATTCATGATTGTTTACAACCCCAAGGACTGGTTTAAGACCATTAGTTATCTTCACAATAGCAAAATATTCAAACGTCTTTTACCCTATCTTATCATTTCTATATTTGTTTCCTGGGGCCTGGCATACCTCGAATTAGAATATCTAAAACTCTCCGACCGGAGCTGGATAAAGAATATTACGACTGTTCACAACCTTCTAGGCTTCGTGTTATCCCTGCTCCTCGTTTTTAGAACCAATACTGCATACGACCGCTGGTGGGAAGCGCGCAAGCAATGGGGCGCATTGACAAATACTAGCCGCACCCTTGCCATTAAGATGAATGCTTTTCTAGATCCGCTTGATAAAGTAAATCGTAGTTTTTATAGAAAGTCCATCACGTTATTTGCCGAAACCTTATACACCTACCTGCGTTCTGATTACACAAAATTCATGTTGGATGAAGTCGAGCACCCGGAACTAAACGCATTGGATGAAAAGAAGCATGGCCCGAATCAGGTTGCTGCATTAATCTATAAGAAGACGAATTTATTATATAAAGAAGGAAAGCTATCGGGTGATCAATTTATTTTGATCAATAAGGAACTGACTGCGCTTACGGAAGTAACCGGCGCATGCGAGCGCATCAAAAACACGCCAATACCGTTAGGCTACAGTGCTTTTATCAAAACCTTCATTGTTTTGTATACAGTGACACTCCCAATTGGATTGGTATTTTCCATGGGCTATTTTGTAATTGCCGCTGTTCCTTTTATTTTCTACGTGCTTGCCACGTTGGAGATGATTGGTGAATCGATCGAAGATCCCTTTGGTTCGGACTCGGATGACCTACCGATTGAGAAAATCTCAGCTAACATCAAGAAACATACGCAGGAAATACTCCTCGCCTAATAAAAATATGGCAACCGTTATTACAACGGTTGCCCATTCATTTTAAGCAATGTTTTGATCAAAATAAACAATAAACTGGGTTGGATTAAGCCCACGATGATCTTTAATTGATTTCGCAAATTTTCCGTAGGACGAAAAGCCGCAGTAAGCTGCTAGATAAGCTAATTTAAAACTTCGTGCCTGTTCGGTTTTACGAAGGTAGTCTTCCAAAAAGCAAATTCGCAGATTATTTACATAGTTTGGAAAATCACTCCCTTTGTTCTTGTTTACGACGTAGGAAAGATACTTGGAATTACAGCCGATTTCGCGAGCTGCTGATGTAATGGAACACGCTGGATTAAGGAAGTAGCGTTCTTGTTCCCATTCGTTTAGTGCATTTAAAAGTTTGCCCTCTGTTTCATGGCTCATGTAAGCCTTCGTGTTAGAAGATTCGTTTTTCGCAATCATACAATTTGGTTGTTTTACTATTAATATTTAATTCGCAGTTTTTATTTGTTTCTGTTTCGCAGATTATAGTTTTAAAGGCTTCGCAGCGCCTTGACGTTTATAATTCAATTAATTAATTTAATTTAAGATAATATCCTAAATTATTCTCTTTTCCATCGACCATATCTTTAATATTTCCGTTTTTATCCTTCGCTTCTTTATGAAGTTCTTCATAGTCCTTCGTGTATAATGCGTTGGGAACCACGTTCACATCAAATATCAACTCTTCCTTATCGGTCGTTGCAAAGTTGCCATAAAGCTCGATGTAGTGCTTCGCATATCCTATGTTTTTGGCGCTATTAAATTTCAGACTGATCACTCCTTCTTCTCCGGGTGGAACGTTCTTCGTCGTGATTTTATTAACGACCAGACAGCCACAGGATGTAATAATATCGGTAAGCAGCAGCGGAACATCCCCTGTGTTCTTAAATTTATAAACTACATCTAAGTCTTGTCCCGTAAGAATCGGATAGTAATGGCGATCATTATCAATGATCTCAATCTTTGTTTTTTTTCCTTTGAAATCTGAGCAAGAGGAAAGAATGAACAACAGTATGTAACAATTATATACTAATCTACTCATTTTGCTAATTTTTTTAATTAAAAACTTGAACTTCATCCAAACCTAGTCTCGATAGTTGAGCATTACTTGAACTGATTTTAATTTCGCTAACGACATCCGCTTTTAAGCCATCTAGTGGAATGCTTAGCGTGTAGACCGATTCTCCTTCTCGCACATCACTGATGTCGGTCTGGAATACAGGTTTGCCTGCTTGGAGGATCGCTACTCTGCTCGGAGCAGCGTATTTGTGGCGATTGTTTTTTAGAAATCTGAGTTGCATTGTTTTCTTCTGTGACAAGGCACCTGCTTCTAAAACCAATGTCAACTGCTTATTTGCTGTGAGCCATCCCTGATGAAAGTCGTTGCTAAATCCAAGTACGCCGTCGGCCAGCACACTTTTGTCTAGAACGTCATTTTCATTACTTAACGCCGTGAGCAGTTGTTCAGGCCGCAGTTGGTTCGGCTTCTGTAACTTCTCCGAATAAGAAGTCCATTGTGCCAGATAATCGTTCAGCTCGCCATCGGCTTCCTTATAGCGCTTAATAATCCCATGGTCTACATCTTTTTTCAACTGCTTGATCAATGTGTTTGCAGCATGATTTGGACGTACCTGCTGATTAACAACTTCAAATGCACCTCCGGTCCCTGTGCCTTTGTTATACGCAATCTGCAAGCTCGTATAACGGAATGCCGCCAGTAGCTTTTCCAATGCTTCGCGTTCAAATCCTTTGGTCTTAGGAAGAATGCTCTGCAAAGCCTTGTTAAACGATAAGAATTTGTCGGCATCAAAGTAAGATGTTTTCACTTCCGAAAAACCAGCATACAACGAGTATGGCTTAGCTTTCTTGGCAAAATCGTCTTCCATTTGTAGGTAATAGTCAGCGAGCAACTGATGTGATTTCGGATAGAGCTTCTTAAAATATGCTCTTGTCAATGTATGTATATCCAGTTCTGTATTAATCATTAGTGCGGCAGCCACATATGTTTTTAGATCATCGAAGCTACTATAGTCATATCCCGAGGCATTTAAGAATACACCTTCCACTCCCTCTTTCTTGAAGCCTTGAAGCTGTGCTTTCAAAACAGATAGCGATGGTAAGGGCGTTAAATAATCGTCGAAATTCGATGCGTAATCCCACAAGTAGATGGTCTTTGTTTTCGATTTCCAGGCCTCGATTTCATCTATTAACGATTGAAAGCTAGAATTGTCCTTTAAATCGGTAATTTTAGGTAGCTCGATAGTGCTGAAGAAAAGTCCGGCATTGTCTTCGAATTCATAAGCCGGGGGCTCATTGACCGAGTGATATCTAATGGTAAAGAATTGATGCTGTCTAAACTCCTTCGCCAGTTTGTTGATCAATAAGACAACGGCAGGCGCTGCATTTTTATCCGTATTCCCTGTCGCTTGACATCGGTCGCAGGTACAAGACAATAGGTTATCATTTGGCGCAATCATGAACTTCATTCCCTCTTCAGGCTTATCGCTAAAATTATCTTGAATGTATACTTTCAACTGATTGTAAAGGGAATCACTGCTGAAGCAATATTGCTCTTGTGTTATCTTGCCATCCACCTCCGCCCATATACCGGGCGCATCTTGTAGGACACGTGTGATATTATGTCCCCATATCCCCCATTCGCTGTCCAGGTTGTTGGTTCCTAATAATGCTGCGTATTCTATATTTGTGTTCGGGGCATAATGTGGTTCACGATATACGAAATCGAAATCCTTACATTGATTATTAAATTTGATAATTGCAGGCGGCAGGTCATCGGTATTAATTACCTTTTTAACCTGTCCCAAGCTTTCGATCAACTGATAGCTCATCCAGGTGGCAATCGCTTTCGTCTTTACGCGTAGATGTAACTTTTCTTTTGTATGCTGTATACAGTAGTCGTTATTCAAGTCAGGTGCAATCTCCACATGTATCTGTTTTTGATTCGCCGCGATATGCTCATCGTCTTCCGAACGGCTAATGAGTCCTTTCTTGGCGCTTCTCTTGCTCAAATGATTGAACAGATACTCTTGCCATTGCTCGCTCGCTGCATCTTGTTCTGCCGTCAATACATAAGCATTAGCATCTAATTCATTAAAATCGGATCCACAAGAGGTAAACAACATGATAAAACAGCTGAAGATGATATTAAAAAGCAACATTGGCTTGTAAAAATAAGTTATATAAATTACGGTACTGTACGGGGTTAGGGCTGGTTTGAAAGTTGTACCAAGTACCCATAACACTTGCTGATACATTTTTGGTTATCAAGCGTCCAAGTCCTGTTCCTACCATACTATTCATCACCGAAAGGGTATTGAAACTTTGGTAGTCGAGAATATCGACATCAGGAGTGGAACCCAAATTAGCTAAAGCGACTACATAATTCTTAGGATTATCGAAACTATACCGTGCTTGCGCTGCTATATTGTAAACCCATTTCTCTTGCAATACTGCCTGTGTAAATTTGGCTTGCAACCTGAACTGCTTGATGTCTTTTCCGAAACCTACAACAGCGGAGCTCATCTTTTCATCATTATAAAGTTTCCTGTGTCCGAGGCCTAATTCTATTTCCCAGTCCTTCGGAAGAGTTCGAATAACAGCACCGTGAACGGCAAATTTAGAGAAATATTTGTTAGCGCCGCTAACATCGATTCTAGACGCCCAATTGCTATTCCAGTTCCTACCCCATTCTAACTGTCCCTGAACGCCTTTGCCCTCTTCCCGACCCGAGTAGAAAACGCGCGCGGTATAGTTATTTTTAGCGCCCTTACGCATGTATTCTAATGCAGAAATCGTTTGGATCGAATAGTAGTCGCCATAGCGAGAGCGCATATGACTGATGGCAAATTCGTTCTGATACATTCTATAATTCAGATATTTTAAATTGGCTTTGAACTCGTCTAGCTCTAACAAGCTAGGCTCGTAAAACGACTGATAGTAATAAGCCGAATCGTATTGCTTCAATTTTTCATAAGCAAGGCCCTTCAAATATTTAAGTTCCTTGTTTGTTGGCTGATATCGCAAGGCCTGGTCCGTTACTTCTAAGACTTCCTTTTCGGCTTTTTCCGACAACAGCTGCGTGGCATGATCCTGCGACGCTTGCACATAGGCATTAACGACTTCGTTATGATAGGGATTACGAATGATCTCTTGACCCATCATTTCCCAAATATCTTTGGTCGGAGCACCGTTCAATTGCATGGCAGACGCTAGGCGCACTTTAAATAGGCTCTCTTCCGGATAGGCTTCGTTTGCACGCTTTGCAAAAGCAAGCATCTGAGCTTTATCTTGCAATTGATGCGATAGATTTACCGCATAAAGCAACGCTTGATGATTCTTTGGAGCCACTGCCAACCAACGAGTTACCCAATTCATGGCATCTCTATAACGCTGAGATTCTGTACTTTCTTTGACTACTTGAGCCATCATATCATTAAACCCAGTCAGGTAATAGAATTGTTGTTCGGGTTTTAAGCTCCCCAATAAGGCTTCATAACTAGCTACGGCTTTGTCATACTGTTGTAGACGCATATAGATGCTCGCTTTTTTTACAGCAAGATTGGCGTCACTAGGATTCACGCGATGCATTTCTTCGATAATTTGAAGAGCTTCTGTAAACTTGCCTTGTTGATAGTATGCGTTCTGTAAGCTATTATTGATAAAGTCGCGATATTCTGCATTTGCGTGAGGAATCAGCTGACGGAGTTTAGTTTCGGCGAGGTTCCATTCCTCTGCAGCCAGGTGATCTTTAATCTCTTCGCTGATCACTTTAACAAATCCTTCCTTTAGGTCGCTATCGTTCGGATAGTTCAAGAACATCGTCTTTGTGAGCTGGTTGACTTTAGAATGATCGTTTTTAAGGCGGTATAATTCAAGTTCCTTTGCAGCGAGCGTCTTCGAGTTACCTTTGATTCGCATAAAGCTATGCATTCTGCGCAATGCTTCATCGTATTGCTGTTGTGCCACTAAACTATTAAATACGACTTGGAAGGCTTCTTCATTTCCTGGCGTTGCATCCAAAATCTTTCCGTACAGCACTGCCGGGTCGTTCTGCTTAGCAGATCTGGCCGCTTCTAAAAGAAAGTAATTGTATTGCCCACCATTGATAGCTGAGGGATCATTCTTAATAAAGGCAAGAATCTCATCATAGCGTTTATTCTGTTCCAACAAAGCGATTTTCTTTTGTCTCAAGGCCGCATTGCTTGGAAAGGTATTCAAGCCACGCTCGGTCGTTACCATAGCACTGTTATAATCGCCTGCTTTAATATAACTGTTTATCAAATCCATGTAGACTTCGATGTTCCTTGGCTTTTCTTGCATAAGCAGCTTATTGACTTCGATAGCATCGTCAATGCGTCCGGATTTACGTTTGTTATTCGCAGTTAATTCCATTTGATAGTTGAGGTCTTCCTGGATCTGCCCATCCTCTGGAAAGATCTGAGAAATACGTTTTAATAGGCGGTTGGCTTCGACCTCATTGCCCTGCAGCCTATAAAGCTCAATCTTTTTGCGCCAGAGTCCTTTCCAATAGGGATTAACCTCCAGTAGTTCATTAACATAGCAAATGGCACTGGAATACCGCTTGGTTTCTGTTTCGACCGTTACTAAAAGATGACGGGAGTCGACATTCCCTGGATTGAATTCTAAGGATTTGTTCAATTCAAAACGAGCTTTATCGTATTGTTTGGTCATAACATAGTATTTTCCCAATAGCATTTTAAGATCAGAATCCTTTGGAGATTTCTGCAAATTGATTTCTGTCAATTGCTTGCCATCCTGGAGTTTACCAGCATGATATAAAGCGTTTATTTTCTTTACAACATTGCCTTTATCGCTGATGCTGACTTTTTGTTGGCCATAGAGCCTATTGCCGGAGAAATCGACCATGCTGCCAGTGCATAGCAGGAGCATGAATATTCCCGTGCGGAGATATGTGAAATTGCTGTTCATTAAATTTTAAGCTAACGTTTTAATAACATGTTTTAAGCTGCTTTTGACTCGGTATTCGATTGAAATCCTTGACGGGTCATAGTTCCCCATTTGAATTTTTTCTTGGTCAGGAACTGCCAATAGCCTTTGAGTGAGAAAAACACGACGAAAGGGTGATAGAAGAACGCTTCGAACGATGAAAATAGAATTAGCCTTAAATATTCTGCAAATGTTTTATATTGTTTTTTAATGGATAAGTCGAATACAATTGTTAAGGTTGAAATACTGACACCAATCAGATAAACATAGAGCAGCATTAACCAAAAGGTGTTGAAGTTAATTTGTTCTGTATAAAGCTGAAAGATGAGAAAGAACAAGCCGGTAGTCTCAATAATTGGTGCTAACAACTCAAAGAACAGTGCGTAAGGCATAATGACTAGGCCCATACGTCCGTACCGTTTATTGAATAGAAAGCGGCGATGTACGAAGAAAATTTGTAATAATCCTCTTCCCCATCTTGTTCTTTGGCGAGCCAGGACGTTGAGATTTGGTGGTCCTTCGGTCCAGCAACAGGTCGCTGGAGTTTGGACTATGCGATAAGGCTGTTTGTGCTCGCGCTTATAAGCGATCATGCGCAGCGTCATATCCATATCCTCTGCGTGCGAGTTCGTGTCGAAGCCTCCACAGTCGATTACCGTTTGTTTTTCAAACAAACCAAATCCTCCAGATACATTTGGTATTGCATTGATTGCCGACCAGCCCATTTTTGCTACCAAATACGAGCGTAGGTACTCCGTTTCTTGAAATGTAGGAATCACTTGTCTCGGTGGTCTAACACGCTTCAACTTTCCTTCTTCCACCTCGCAACCATTCGCCATACGCATTGTAGCACCTACTGCGATAACAGGGATATCCGAATCGAGTACCGGAAGAATGACTTTGGTTAGGGTGTCTGGCGCTAGGATGCAATCCACGTCCGTATTGATGAAATAGTCGTACTTCGCTACATTAACCCCTGCATTCATCGCGTCCGCTTTTGTCCCTCCGTTCACTTTATCAACTACGATGACTTTTTCATATAAGGGGTTGAACGACTTGAATACACGCTTCATCGGTCTACATTCTACTTTATTGATATAAGCATACGGAACTTCCACCATATCAAAATTGGAGATCAAAAGTTCTAACGTGTTATCCGTACTTCCATCATTCACAATAATGATTTCGTAATTCGGGTAGTTTAGGCTTAATAACGACTTTACGCTGTCGATAACAATTACCTCTTCGTTATAGGCAGGCGCAACAATGGAGATCCCTGGTGCTGCTTCGGGATATTCAACAAGAATGCGTTCTTCCCTTCTGGTATATCTGGTCTTATGGCGCCAAATATTGAAGTAGCCCATTACCGCAAGCGACAAATAGATCAGCGTTATGGATGTGGCATAGAAGAAAATGCCATAGCCATAGATAGAAAATAATATATCTAACATCTTTTCGTCCCTTAAGTTTACAAACCTGATTGATAGGTCACCTGATCGAAGATTTTCTTTCCAAATTCATTGCTCTTCGCAGATAGCTCTTTTAATGCATTACTGCCTTCTTCGCCGTACTGCTGAATAGCGTAGGCTACTTCAATTTTAATTTCATTGTCGACAATTCGATTATAGCTATAGCACAGAAAGCGAAGGCCATCGGCTGATTTGAAAAGTGTTATTGCTTTAATGATAGCACGTTGCACATCTTTGCTTGTCATCGGAAAAAGTTTGAAGAGATTGGGTTCAACTTCTTGATGTCCTAATTTCCCTAAGGTCTCGATTATTGCGATTTTCAAAATGTTCGAGTCTTCAGTTTCCAACATACTTGCAAGAATAGGCGTAGCTTCTGACTGTTTGAAGAATCCGATTTCTTTGATCATAAAAGCTCTAAATGCTTCGTTCTCCGAAGTCCTAACCCAACGTGTTAGCAATGGAAGAGGTCCGCTTTTCGCCCTGCTCGTTAAGAAATGGTGAATAAGAATCTCGTCTAGCGCATTAAAATCAGAATCAAAGCTGTCTTCTAAGAATTTGAACGGATCGTTAGTATCGTATTGTAAAGCTGCAGCACGCGCATGCTTCCTTAGCCCTTTATCCTTGTGATACGCTGAACGCATAATAATTGCACCGGCACAGCCATTGCCTAGGTCGTCAAGCTTGCGTAAGGCATTCCTACGGCGGCTGGAACTGCTCGACAAGAGTTCTTTCTCCCAGAAACATGGGATCTCGTATGCATTCAATAGCGCCCGAACATTCTGTTGATTAACTTTGTTCTTCTTCCCTGAGGCAAGTTGTATCAGGTCAATGATGATGTCAGTAAACACCATCTTATCCTGTTTATTCTTAACCAATCGGATAGAGTCTGCAAGTTCAAATGCCACGTACTCCTCTGAAAGATTTCGCTCGTCAAAAATAATAGCATTGATACGATCCCCCATCTTCGTTTCAATGCGATTCTTTCTGCGCTCGATCGCTTTATGATATAGATTAATCGCCAAGAACCGGATTAAACTAAATATGTAGACTAGCACCAGAATCGATACAAGTAGTACCGTTAGACGGATGATCAGCGGATATCCGAAGAACTTGCTCTCCAGGTATAGCGCATAATATTGAATGTAGTAACTGAGATCCATAATGTTTTAAAATAAGGTAAATGATTAATGTTGCTGTTTTGTGTTCTTGTTTATTCCTGTTTGTTGTTAAACCAAAATTAGAATCAACGCAAAAGAAAATTATCTCATTTTCGTAGGTTTTTGACCACTTGGGAAAATAAGACATAGTGATACACTTTTTAAAAACTTAATTATCAGCAATTTAAAAAAGACAGAGCATAAGCTTTTGCTCCTATCCATTTTCTGAATTCGGCAAGAAAATTGTCGAAAATTCGGAAATTGGACATAGAAAAATATGGTGGACATTTCCTGTTTTCTGCATGTTTATATCGAGAATAGTATAATTTGAAAGAATGCCTGTGAAAATAAATGATGATGATCACGAAAATGAAAGACTTTTGAACGCAATAAAGAGAGGAATCCACAAAATAATGTCGATTTCATGTGTTTTATCTACGCAATTGTAAAAATGCGCACATGTCTCAATGCCAAATGAGCCGTAAAGTAAGGAATGTCCCCTACCTATTTAGGATAGTTTAGGCTGAAAGTGATACTTAAATACTGATTTCGCTTCTGATCTCTTCAATATATTGGGAAGGAGTCTTTCCCATTACAGACTTAAATGCCGTAGTAAACTTACTGTGGGAGGAAAAGCCACTAAGCTCGGCTAAATATGCAAGCTTATAGTCCAGCAGGGAATTATCAGCATTGATCTTTTCCAATAGATAATTAACCTTTTTATGTTGTAAATAGTCATTAAAGTCGAGATTTCTATATTTTTTAATGATATGGGAAACATATTTTTGGTTAGAACTTAAGCGACCAGCAAGTTTATTTAGCGTTATGTCCCGTTCTAGAAAGAAGTTTTCCTGTTCTAAGGCAGAAAGTTCTCTTATTAACCGCGTTTCTGTTTCTAGCGCAATGTTTAACTCTGTCTCAGTAGCATGTGTTTCCGGTATACTACGGCTATGCTGCGCAGGCTTGGGTGAGTATTCCTCATTCAGCTCTTCCCTATGCTGTAAAGGCCGTAGGTTTATTGCCGCCTTAGAACGACGATATCGAATCTGATAAGATAACAGCAGAATAACAACGACAGAGGCTACGGAGATACACCACCAGAATAAAAGCTTATACTTACGATTCTCTAGTTCTTCT from Sphingobacterium sp. BN32 harbors:
- a CDS encoding bestrophin family protein → MIVYNPKDWFKTISYLHNSKIFKRLLPYLIISIFVSWGLAYLELEYLKLSDRSWIKNITTVHNLLGFVLSLLLVFRTNTAYDRWWEARKQWGALTNTSRTLAIKMNAFLDPLDKVNRSFYRKSITLFAETLYTYLRSDYTKFMLDEVEHPELNALDEKKHGPNQVAALIYKKTNLLYKEGKLSGDQFILINKELTALTEVTGACERIKNTPIPLGYSAFIKTFIVLYTVTLPIGLVFSMGYFVIAAVPFIFYVLATLEMIGESIEDPFGSDSDDLPIEKISANIKKHTQEILLA
- a CDS encoding AraC family transcriptional regulator, with product MIAKNESSNTKAYMSHETEGKLLNALNEWEQERYFLNPACSITSAAREIGCNSKYLSYVVNKNKGSDFPNYVNNLRICFLEDYLRKTEQARSFKLAYLAAYCGFSSYGKFAKSIKDHRGLNPTQFIVYFDQNIA
- a CDS encoding DUF1573 domain-containing protein, coding for MSRLVYNCYILLFILSSCSDFKGKKTKIEIIDNDRHYYPILTGQDLDVVYKFKNTGDVPLLLTDIITSCGCLVVNKITTKNVPPGEEGVISLKFNSAKNIGYAKHYIELYGNFATTDKEELIFDVNVVPNALYTKDYEELHKEAKDKNGNIKDMVDGKENNLGYYLKLN
- a CDS encoding DUF4838 domain-containing protein → MLLFNIIFSCFIMLFTSCGSDFNELDANAYVLTAEQDAASEQWQEYLFNHLSKRSAKKGLISRSEDDEHIAANQKQIHVEIAPDLNNDYCIQHTKEKLHLRVKTKAIATWMSYQLIESLGQVKKVINTDDLPPAIIKFNNQCKDFDFVYREPHYAPNTNIEYAALLGTNNLDSEWGIWGHNITRVLQDAPGIWAEVDGKITQEQYCFSSDSLYNQLKVYIQDNFSDKPEEGMKFMIAPNDNLLSCTCDRCQATGNTDKNAAPAVVLLINKLAKEFRQHQFFTIRYHSVNEPPAYEFEDNAGLFFSTIELPKITDLKDNSSFQSLIDEIEAWKSKTKTIYLWDYASNFDDYLTPLPSLSVLKAQLQGFKKEGVEGVFLNASGYDYSSFDDLKTYVAAALMINTELDIHTLTRAYFKKLYPKSHQLLADYYLQMEDDFAKKAKPYSLYAGFSEVKTSYFDADKFLSFNKALQSILPKTKGFEREALEKLLAAFRYTSLQIAYNKGTGTGGAFEVVNQQVRPNHAANTLIKQLKKDVDHGIIKRYKEADGELNDYLAQWTSYSEKLQKPNQLRPEQLLTALSNENDVLDKSVLADGVLGFSNDFHQGWLTANKQLTLVLEAGALSQKKTMQLRFLKNNRHKYAAPSRVAILQAGKPVFQTDISDVREGESVYTLSIPLDGLKADVVSEIKISSSNAQLSRLGLDEVQVFN
- a CDS encoding tetratricopeptide repeat protein translates to MNSNFTYLRTGIFMLLLCTGSMVDFSGNRLYGQQKVSISDKGNVVKKINALYHAGKLQDGKQLTEINLQKSPKDSDLKMLLGKYYVMTKQYDKARFELNKSLEFNPGNVDSRHLLVTVETETKRYSSAICYVNELLEVNPYWKGLWRKKIELYRLQGNEVEANRLLKRISQIFPEDGQIQEDLNYQMELTANNKRKSGRIDDAIEVNKLLMQEKPRNIEVYMDLINSYIKAGDYNSAMVTTERGLNTFPSNAALRQKKIALLEQNKRYDEILAFIKNDPSAINGGQYNYFLLEAARSAKQNDPAVLYGKILDATPGNEEAFQVVFNSLVAQQQYDEALRRMHSFMRIKGNSKTLAAKELELYRLKNDHSKVNQLTKTMFLNYPNDSDLKEGFVKVISEEIKDHLAAEEWNLAETKLRQLIPHANAEYRDFINNSLQNAYYQQGKFTEALQIIEEMHRVNPSDANLAVKKASIYMRLQQYDKAVASYEALLGSLKPEQQFYYLTGFNDMMAQVVKESTESQRYRDAMNWVTRWLAVAPKNHQALLYAVNLSHQLQDKAQMLAFAKRANEAYPEESLFKVRLASAMQLNGAPTKDIWEMMGQEIIRNPYHNEVVNAYVQASQDHATQLLSEKAEKEVLEVTDQALRYQPTNKELKYLKGLAYEKLKQYDSAYYYQSFYEPSLLELDEFKANLKYLNYRMYQNEFAISHMRSRYGDYYSIQTISALEYMRKGAKNNYTARVFYSGREEGKGVQGQLEWGRNWNSNWASRIDVSGANKYFSKFAVHGAVIRTLPKDWEIELGLGHRKLYNDEKMSSAVVGFGKDIKQFRLQAKFTQAVLQEKWVYNIAAQARYSFDNPKNYVVALANLGSTPDVDILDYQSFNTLSVMNSMVGTGLGRLITKNVSASVMGTWYNFQTSPNPVQYRNLYNLFLQANVAF
- a CDS encoding glycosyltransferase family 2 protein; translation: MLDILFSIYGYGIFFYATSITLIYLSLAVMGYFNIWRHKTRYTRREERILVEYPEAAPGISIVAPAYNEEVIVIDSVKSLLSLNYPNYEIIIVNDGSTDNTLELLISNFDMVEVPYAYINKVECRPMKRVFKSFNPLYEKVIVVDKVNGGTKADAMNAGVNVAKYDYFINTDVDCILAPDTLTKVILPVLDSDIPVIAVGATMRMANGCEVEEGKLKRVRPPRQVIPTFQETEYLRSYLVAKMGWSAINAIPNVSGGFGLFEKQTVIDCGGFDTNSHAEDMDMTLRMIAYKREHKQPYRIVQTPATCCWTEGPPNLNVLARQRTRWGRGLLQIFFVHRRFLFNKRYGRMGLVIMPYALFFELLAPIIETTGLFFLIFQLYTEQINFNTFWLMLLYVYLIGVSISTLTIVFDLSIKKQYKTFAEYLRLILFSSFEAFFYHPFVVFFSLKGYWQFLTKKKFKWGTMTRQGFQSNTESKAA
- a CDS encoding HEAT repeat domain-containing protein — translated: MDLSYYIQYYALYLESKFFGYPLIIRLTVLLVSILVLVYIFSLIRFLAINLYHKAIERRKNRIETKMGDRINAIIFDERNLSEEYVAFELADSIRLVKNKQDKMVFTDIIIDLIQLASGKKNKVNQQNVRALLNAYEIPCFWEKELLSSSSSRRRNALRKLDDLGNGCAGAIIMRSAYHKDKGLRKHARAAALQYDTNDPFKFLEDSFDSDFNALDEILIHHFLTSRAKSGPLPLLTRWVRTSENEAFRAFMIKEIGFFKQSEATPILASMLETEDSNILKIAIIETLGKLGHQEVEPNLFKLFPMTSKDVQRAIIKAITLFKSADGLRFLCYSYNRIVDNEIKIEVAYAIQQYGEEGSNALKELSAKSNEFGKKIFDQVTYQSGL